One segment of Tolypothrix sp. NIES-4075 DNA contains the following:
- a CDS encoding type I polyketide synthase: MSLNLNNNEFTNSEIAIISVAGRFPGAKDIAQFWQNLCDGVESISWLSDEELLNSGVSSDLINNPNYVKATAYLEDIELFDANFFGYSAKEAELIDPQQRLFLELAWQAVEKAGYDPQTYNGLIGVYGGVGMSRYLLNNLYPHHQLSETFDPLQLGIANDKDFLPTRVAYKLGLTGPAVNVQTACSTSLVAVHQACQSLLNGECDMALAGGVTLNIPQNRGYLYQEEMILSPDGHCRTFDAKAQGTIGGSGAGIVVLKRLQDAISDRDHIHAIIKGSAINNDGATKVGYTAPSVSGQAAVIGEAQAIAGVDAETISYIEAHGTATPLGDPIEIAALTQAFRQTTDKKGFCAIGSVKTNLGHLDTAAGVAGLIKTVLALQHKMLPPSLHFKTPSPKIDFANSPFYVNTNLTEWKTNNTPRRAGVSSFGMGGTNAHVILEEAPVQVKNQKSKVKSKYLVLCLSAKTANALEKVTANLVTHLKEHPEINLGDVAYTLNSGRRGFNHRRMLICQDLEDAINALSSVEPKQVFTNYTEITERSVVFMFPGQGSQYVNMAREIYETQTVFREQVDYCSEFLKPLLELDLRDIIYPSDDKIDEAAKQLQQTAIAQPAIFVIEYALAKLWQSWGVEPQAAIGHSIGEYVAATLAGVFSLEDALSLVAARGQMIQQLPTGAMLSVPLPADKVKSLLGSELSVAAINQRSQCVVSGSTAAVEALQNQLSAQGIECRRLHTSHAFHSQMMEPILEAFAERVKKVTLNPPKLPYISNLTGTWITVSQATNPDYYAQHLRSTVLFAKGVEKLLATPEQILLEVGPGHTLATLAKRHPDKAATQTILTSVRHPQEKQADLSVLFNTLGQLWLTGVKVDWLEFYSQEEYYRLPLPTYPFERQRYWIDPPQKNIWGELQTLPTTAQLWKSLIQAGQEQANNKDVKLNELTYQENKQCLDSLCTAYINIAFQKLGAFNNPNYKYSLEDILTQCQITPRYQQLLRRWLQVLLEQGQLQQQGELFTGFVPCSPDFINQHLEEVRARFASTTPIDLDLVQRCGENLAAIVAGKQEPLEFFNELVYQDQKKGSHLESPLVAYYNSILSSSVEKMVKSLPPSVHLRILEIGAGTGMSTQAILPVLPSGQTSYTFTDIGSGFLTQAQQKFKDYSFVEYQLLDIDKSPTQQGFEKHSFDIVIASNVLHATQNIDKTLHHVRSLLAPGGFLLLWEVTQPKIDFDMSWGLLLKPLEDKRRSPGQPFITKNQWFEALQAQDFVQVAAFPETEVFEHKIIMAQASASAAFSKIFKQKETDQEAENSLQRKSGIFQSEKLSVLHSRPDLPNAYVAVRDETEQKIATIWQELLGVKQIGINDNFFQLGGDSLIAVQVVSRLRNTFSTQLTVTNLFEAPTIAEIASKLENNPELDAIEREEIAI, encoded by the coding sequence ATGAGCTTAAATTTAAATAATAATGAATTTACTAATTCGGAAATTGCAATTATCTCTGTTGCTGGGAGATTTCCAGGAGCAAAGGATATTGCCCAATTTTGGCAAAATCTATGTGATGGCGTAGAGTCTATTTCTTGGTTAAGTGATGAAGAATTACTTAATTCTGGCGTTTCTTCAGATTTAATTAATAATCCTAATTATGTAAAAGCTACTGCTTATTTAGAAGATATCGAATTATTTGATGCAAATTTTTTTGGTTATAGTGCTAAAGAAGCTGAGTTAATAGATCCACAACAACGCCTATTTTTAGAATTAGCTTGGCAAGCTGTAGAAAAAGCTGGCTATGACCCACAAACCTACAATGGTTTAATCGGAGTTTATGGTGGTGTGGGGATGAGTAGATATTTATTAAATAACCTTTATCCTCATCATCAATTATCAGAAACATTTGACCCTCTTCAATTAGGAATCGCCAACGATAAAGATTTTTTACCGACAAGAGTTGCATATAAACTTGGCTTGACTGGCCCAGCAGTAAATGTGCAAACAGCTTGTTCTACTTCTTTAGTTGCCGTTCACCAAGCTTGTCAAAGTCTCCTCAATGGTGAATGTGATATGGCTTTAGCGGGTGGAGTTACTCTCAACATTCCCCAAAACAGAGGTTATTTATATCAAGAGGAAATGATTCTTTCTCCTGATGGACATTGCCGAACCTTTGATGCTAAGGCACAAGGAACTATTGGCGGTAGTGGTGCAGGGATAGTGGTATTGAAAAGATTACAGGATGCAATAAGCGATCGCGACCACATCCATGCCATTATTAAAGGCTCGGCTATCAATAACGATGGTGCAACGAAGGTAGGCTACACTGCACCTAGTGTCAGTGGTCAAGCAGCAGTAATTGGCGAAGCTCAAGCTATAGCTGGTGTAGATGCCGAAACAATTTCCTATATTGAAGCGCATGGAACAGCTACACCTTTAGGAGATCCAATTGAAATTGCCGCTTTAACTCAAGCTTTTAGGCAAACTACCGATAAAAAAGGTTTCTGCGCCATTGGTTCGGTAAAAACCAACTTGGGACATTTAGATACAGCCGCAGGTGTCGCAGGTTTGATTAAGACGGTATTAGCACTGCAACATAAAATGCTGCCTCCTAGTTTGCACTTCAAGACACCATCACCCAAAATCGATTTTGCTAACAGTCCTTTTTATGTCAATACAAACCTGACTGAATGGAAAACAAATAATACACCTCGTCGTGCTGGGGTTAGTTCCTTTGGGATGGGGGGGACTAATGCTCATGTGATTTTGGAAGAAGCACCAGTACAAGTCAAAAATCAAAAGTCAAAAGTCAAAAGTAAATATTTAGTATTGTGTTTGTCGGCTAAGACTGCAAATGCTCTTGAGAAGGTAACAGCTAATTTAGTTACGCATTTAAAAGAGCATCCAGAAATTAACTTAGGCGATGTCGCTTATACGCTTAATAGTGGTCGTCGGGGTTTTAATCATCGACGGATGTTAATTTGTCAAGACTTAGAAGATGCTATTAATGCTCTCAGTAGTGTAGAGCCGAAACAAGTTTTTACCAACTATACAGAGATTACAGAACGGTCTGTTGTCTTTATGTTTCCTGGTCAGGGTTCTCAGTATGTCAACATGGCGCGGGAAATTTATGAAACCCAAACAGTATTTAGAGAACAAGTTGATTATTGCTCAGAATTTCTTAAACCCCTATTAGAGCTAGATTTACGTGATATTATTTACCCCAGTGACGACAAAATTGATGAAGCAGCAAAGCAACTTCAACAAACTGCGATCGCACAACCTGCTATCTTTGTCATTGAATATGCCCTAGCTAAATTATGGCAGTCATGGGGAGTGGAACCACAAGCTGCGATCGGTCATAGTATTGGCGAATATGTAGCAGCAACTCTCGCCGGAGTTTTTTCTCTAGAAGATGCCTTATCTCTAGTAGCAGCACGGGGACAGATGATCCAGCAGCTTCCCACTGGGGCGATGCTTTCAGTTCCTTTACCCGCAGATAAGGTAAAATCTCTGTTAGGCTCAGAACTTTCTGTAGCTGCGATTAATCAGCGATCGCAATGTGTAGTTTCCGGTTCCACAGCAGCAGTAGAAGCACTACAAAATCAACTTTCTGCTCAAGGTATTGAATGCCGTCGTTTGCATACATCCCATGCTTTCCATTCCCAAATGATGGAACCAATTTTAGAAGCCTTTGCAGAACGAGTCAAAAAAGTTACTTTAAATCCGCCAAAACTTCCTTATATCTCCAACCTAACTGGTACTTGGATTACAGTCAGCCAAGCTACAAATCCTGACTATTACGCTCAACATCTGCGTTCTACAGTGCTGTTTGCCAAAGGTGTAGAGAAATTATTAGCAACACCAGAACAAATTTTACTAGAGGTAGGGCCAGGACACACACTAGCGACATTAGCCAAAAGACATCCAGACAAAGCAGCTACACAAACAATCTTGACTTCGGTACGTCATCCTCAAGAAAAGCAAGCAGATTTGAGTGTTTTATTTAACACATTAGGTCAACTCTGGCTGACTGGAGTGAAAGTAGATTGGTTAGAATTTTATAGTCAGGAAGAATATTATCGACTTCCCTTACCAACTTATCCCTTTGAACGCCAACGTTATTGGATTGACCCTCCACAAAAAAACATTTGGGGAGAGTTGCAAACCTTACCCACAACAGCGCAATTATGGAAATCGCTCATACAAGCAGGTCAAGAGCAAGCTAACAATAAAGATGTAAAACTCAACGAGTTAACCTATCAAGAAAACAAACAGTGTTTAGATAGTTTATGTACAGCTTACATTAACATTGCATTTCAGAAATTAGGTGCTTTTAATAATCCTAATTATAAATATTCTTTAGAGGATATATTAACTCAATGTCAGATTACTCCTCGTTATCAGCAATTATTACGTAGATGGTTGCAAGTATTATTAGAGCAGGGACAACTACAGCAACAGGGAGAATTATTTACTGGTTTTGTACCATGTTCGCCAGATTTTATTAATCAACATTTAGAAGAAGTTAGAGCGAGGTTTGCTTCTACAACTCCTATTGATTTAGATTTAGTCCAACGTTGTGGCGAAAATTTAGCTGCTATTGTTGCTGGTAAACAAGAACCCTTAGAATTTTTCAATGAACTGGTTTATCAAGATCAGAAAAAGGGTTCACATTTAGAATCTCCCTTGGTTGCTTATTACAATTCTATTTTAAGCTCCAGTGTGGAAAAGATGGTTAAATCATTACCACCATCGGTTCACCTTAGAATTCTGGAAATCGGCGCGGGTACTGGTATGTCTACACAAGCAATATTACCTGTGTTGCCATCAGGGCAAACCAGCTATACTTTTACTGATATTGGTAGCGGTTTTCTAACTCAAGCACAACAGAAGTTTAAAGATTATTCATTTGTTGAATACCAATTATTAGACATAGATAAGTCGCCAACTCAGCAAGGATTTGAGAAGCATAGCTTTGATATAGTTATCGCCTCTAATGTATTGCACGCAACCCAAAACATAGATAAAACACTTCATCATGTACGCTCTTTATTAGCTCCTGGCGGTTTCCTTTTATTGTGGGAAGTAACTCAGCCGAAGATAGATTTTGATATGAGTTGGGGTCTGCTGTTGAAACCTTTAGAAGATAAAAGACGCAGCCCAGGTCAGCCTTTTATCACTAAAAACCAGTGGTTTGAAGCATTACAAGCACAAGATTTTGTGCAAGTTGCAGCTTTTCCCGAAACTGAAGTCTTTGAGCATAAGATTATTATGGCTCAAGCTTCTGCATCAGCCGCATTTAGCAAAATATTTAAGCAAAAAGAAACTGACCAAGAAGCAGAAAATTCATTACAAAGAAAGTCGGGTATTTTTCAGTCAGAAAAATTATCTGTACTTCATTCAAGACCTGATTTACCCAATGCTTATGTAGCTGTCCGTGATGAAACTGAGCAAAAAATTGCTACTATCTGGCAAGAATTATTAGGAGTTAAACAAATAGGAATTAATGATAATTTTTTTCAATTGGGAGGAGATTCTTTAATAGCTGTTCAGGTTGTATCTAGATTACGAAATACTTTTTCTACTCAATTAACTGTAACAAACTTGTTTGAAGCTCCTACCATAGCGGAAATAGCATCAAAGCTAGAAAATAATCCAGAATTAGATGCTATTGAGAGAGAAGAAATCGCAATATAA